Below is a genomic region from Mucilaginibacter auburnensis.
CAACTTACGATAAAGTTTATGCTACTGCAGCCGAAGCATCTGCAAAAGACGAGCGCTCTGCTAAATTCAAAGCAATCCGTGATGAATACATAGCTACTTTAGGCGAGATTGATGATGTTACCAAGTTCTTAGCTAAAAAATACTATCATGATGTTGAGTATGACGCTATTCGTAACCTTGTTTTAGATGAAGGCAAACGTTTAGATGGTCGTACCACTACACAGATACGCCCTATATGGAGCGAAGTTGGCTACCTGCCATCTGCTCACGGTTCTGCCGTATTTACCCGTGGCGAAACACAATCATTAACTACTGTTACTTTAGGCGCTAAAGATGATGAGCAGATGATTGATGGCGCATTCATTAACGGTTACCAAAAATTCCTTTTACACTACAATTTCCCTGGTTTCTCAACAGGCGAGGTTCGTCCTAACAGAGGTGCAGGTCGCCGCGAAATTGGTCACGGTAACCTGGCTATGCGTTCGTTAAAACAGGTATTACCTCCAAGCGACGAGAATCCGTATACTATCCGTGTAGTTTCTGATATTCTGGAATCAAATGGTTCTTCATCAATGGCTACAGTTTGCGCAGGTACATTGGCTTTGATGGATGCAGGTGTTAAAATAACTAATCCGGTATCAGGTATTGCAATGGGCCTGATCACTAACGAAATGGGTACTAAATATGCTATCCTTTCTGATATTTTAGGTGATGAAGATCACTTAGGTGATATGGATTTTAAAGTAACAGGTACTAAAAACGGTATAGTTGCAGTACAGATGGACTTGAAAATTAACGGGTTATCATACGAGGTATTAAGCAACGCTTTAAATCAGGCTAAAGATGGTCGTTTACATATCCTTGGCGAAATGGCTAAAACACTTACAGCTCCTCGCGAAGATTACAAACCACATGCGCCACGTATTATCACCCTTAAAATTGATAAAGAATTTATAGGTGCTGTTATCGGGCCCGGTGGTAAGATCATTCAGGAAATGCAACGCGAAACCGGTGCAACTATCAACATTGAAGAAGTTGGCAACCAAGGTGTGGTGCAAATATTTGCAGATAACAAGGAAGCTATTGATAAAGCAGTTACCCGCATTAAAAACATAGCTGCAAGACCGGAGGTTGGCGAAATTTACGAAGGTAAAGTAAAATCAATTATGCCTTTTGGTGCATTTGTTGAAATTATGCCGGGTAAAGATGGTTTGCTTCACATTTCTGAGATTGACCATAAACGTTTCGAAACTATGGATGGCATATTCCAGATAGGAGACGAAGTGCGTGTTAAATTGCTTGACATTGACAAGCAAGGTAAATTAAAGCTTTCCCGTAAGGCTTTATTACCAAAACCAGCACCTCAGCAATAACAAATTAAAACAATTTGTGATTTTTAGATAGCGAAAAGCCTTAGCAATAAGGCTTTTGCTGTTTAAACACATTTTTTACAAAATTTCTAAAACAAAATCTACATTTTTAACTTTTGTTAATTAAGAGTTATTGTTTAAGCCAAGATAGTATCCGCTCCTGATTTGAAATGACGTCTACTCCAATTGATCCGTTGGATTTTTTGAATAATAATAGCTCAGGTAAAACTACCGGACCTGAGGCCGACCTTGTGCAGCATTTATTGTACGAGATTATCAGGGTTAAGGAGCTTATAGTATACTATGAATCTATCCCAAATAACGGCGGACAATTAGGTGCATCTATCCTGACCGAACTGGTTAATGAAGCTTACAATTCATTAGTAAACTATGATATGGTACTAATGAAAAAATATTATGACCTTCTGTTAAACTGTGACTGATTTTTGTCATTAGTTCGTTTTTTATGTGTATTAGCTAATATTGATGTTCATTACTTTAAAATGAATTGGTGTGCATTTAATATATTTGCCCTGACACCAATGACCACTGACCAATGACTAATGACCATCTAATATCCCCATCTATACTCGCTGCTGATTTCGGCAACCTGCAACGTGACATCGAATTACTTAACACCAGTGAGGCAGATTGGATACATGTAGATGTAATGGACGGTGAGTTTGTACCCAACATATCATTTGGTTTTCCGGTTATTGCCGCTGTAAATAAACATGCCCAAAAGCCACTGGATGTGCATTTGATGATTGTACAACCCGAACGTTATTTAAAAGCGTTTAAAGATGCCGGAGCAGCAGGTCTCACAGTTCATTTTGAAACGTGCCCACACTTGCACAGAACTGTTCAGGTAATAAAAGAACTGGGCTGCAGGGCAGGGGTGGCCATCAATCCGCACACACCTATAAGTGTGTTAGAGGATATCATAGCCGAGGTGGATATGATATTGATCATGTCGGTAAACCCTGGTTTTGGCGGCCAACATTTTATAGAAAATACTTACAAGAAAATAAAACAGTTGAGAGCAATGGCTCAATCCGTAAATCCTGATTTATTAATAGAGATAGATGGTGGCGTAGATGCCCAAAACGCTCAACAATTAATTGATGCCGGTGCAAATGTACTGGTAGCAGGTAGCGCGGTGTTCTCCTCGGCCAATCCAAAGGCCGTTATTTCAGAATTAAAGCACCCCAAAAAGTTACAATCTTTATAATATTTGTTAATGCACAAAGTGGTATTATTGAGAAATTTTTAATAAAAGACCATATTATTATTAAGTTGTATTATTTTAAAATAACTGTAAATAATCTCTACAAATTTTGTCGAATTAATTACCTTTGCGCCAACAAAATACAAACTTCTTAATTCTGTTATTTTGTTGAGATACCAATTTCAAATCATATGAAACATAATTTTGGTGCCGGTCCCGGCATTTTACCACACGAAGTTTTAAAACAAGCTGCGGCTGCAGTAGTTGATTTTAATGGAATAGGCTTATCTATTTTAGAGATATCACACCGTTCGCCCGAGTTTGAAGCGGTTTTAGATGAAGCTGTTAAGTTAGTAAAAGAGTTGTTGGAAGTTCCGGAAGGTTACTCGGTGTTGTTTTTACAAGGTGGTGCAAGCACACAGTTTGCAATGGTGCCTTACAACCTGTTAGCCGGCAATGCTAAAGCGGCTTATGTGGAATCGGGCGTATGGGCAAATAAGGCTTTAAAAGAAGCTAAATACTTTGGCCAGGTAGATGTAATTGCAACTTCAAAAGAAAGTAACTTCACCTACATTCCTAAAGATTACGAAGTACCTGCTGATGCGGCTTATTTGCATCTTACCTCAAATAATACCATATACGGTACGCAATTACATCACTTCCCTAAATCACCAATTCCGGTAGTTTGTGACATGTCTTCTGATATTTTCAGCCGTACTATCAATGTTGCGGATTTTGGTTTGATCTACGCAGGCGCACAAAAAAATATGGGTCCGGCCGGTACTACCCTTGTAATTGTTAAAGATGAGTTGTTGGGCAAAGTTGATCGTAAAATACCGTCAATGCTTGACTACAAAATTCAGATCGATAATGGTTCAATGTATAACACGCCACCGGTATTTGCCATATACGTTTCAATGTTAACATTGGCATGGGTTAAATCAAAAGGCGGTGTAGCAGCTATTCAGAAAGAAAACGAAGCGAAAGCAAAGGTTCTTTATGGAGAAATTGAGCGTAACCCTTTGTTCAAACCGGTTTGCGCAACAGAAGACCGTTCAAACATGAACGTTTGCTTTGTAATGGAAAACGCTGAATTGGAGAAACCATTCCTTAAACTTTGCGATGAGCGTGGCATTATAGGGATTAAGGGTCACCGCAGTGTTGGCGGTTTCCGTGCCTCAATTTATAACGCGCTATCTATCAATAGTGTATATGCACTTGTTGAAGTAATGCAGGAGTTTGCAGAGAAGAATAAATAGAGATTAGAGATTGGTGATTAGAGATTAGTTTTTTCTGATCACCAATTACAACTAATCTCTAATCACTAATTAACTAATTACTATTCCCCAATGATCAAAATATTAGCTAACGATGGTATCGATCCCATCGGTAAAAAAATGTTAGAAGATGCAGGCTTTGAGGTTGATACCAACAATATCCCTCAGGATGAACTGCCTGTTAAATTGCAAAATTACGATGCTATCACTGTACGTAGTGCAACCAAAGTACGTAAAGCGCTGATTGACGCTTGTCCAAATTTGAAGTTAATTGGTCGTGGTGGTGTTGGTGTTGATAACATTGATGTTGATTACGCT
It encodes:
- the rpe gene encoding ribulose-phosphate 3-epimerase, whose product is MTNDHLISPSILAADFGNLQRDIELLNTSEADWIHVDVMDGEFVPNISFGFPVIAAVNKHAQKPLDVHLMIVQPERYLKAFKDAGAAGLTVHFETCPHLHRTVQVIKELGCRAGVAINPHTPISVLEDIIAEVDMILIMSVNPGFGGQHFIENTYKKIKQLRAMAQSVNPDLLIEIDGGVDAQNAQQLIDAGANVLVAGSAVFSSANPKAVISELKHPKKLQSL
- the serC gene encoding 3-phosphoserine/phosphohydroxythreonine transaminase, whose amino-acid sequence is MKHNFGAGPGILPHEVLKQAAAAVVDFNGIGLSILEISHRSPEFEAVLDEAVKLVKELLEVPEGYSVLFLQGGASTQFAMVPYNLLAGNAKAAYVESGVWANKALKEAKYFGQVDVIATSKESNFTYIPKDYEVPADAAYLHLTSNNTIYGTQLHHFPKSPIPVVCDMSSDIFSRTINVADFGLIYAGAQKNMGPAGTTLVIVKDELLGKVDRKIPSMLDYKIQIDNGSMYNTPPVFAIYVSMLTLAWVKSKGGVAAIQKENEAKAKVLYGEIERNPLFKPVCATEDRSNMNVCFVMENAELEKPFLKLCDERGIIGIKGHRSVGGFRASIYNALSINSVYALVEVMQEFAEKNK
- the pnp gene encoding polyribonucleotide nucleotidyltransferase → MSLNVIKKVIDLGDGRTIEIETGKLAKQADGSVVVKMGDTMLLATVVSSPEAKEGVDFLPLSVDYQEKYAATGRIPGGFLRREARLSDYEVLISRLVDRALRPLFPEDYHADTQVMISLISADKDIMPDALAGLAASAALAVSDIPFNGPISEVRVAKIDGKLVINPTLSQLANATLEFIVAGSEHDINMVEGESKEIQEEELVEAIKFAHNAIKVQCLAQKELTIEVGKTEKRVYSHEHSNEELKKAIYAATYDKVYATAAEASAKDERSAKFKAIRDEYIATLGEIDDVTKFLAKKYYHDVEYDAIRNLVLDEGKRLDGRTTTQIRPIWSEVGYLPSAHGSAVFTRGETQSLTTVTLGAKDDEQMIDGAFINGYQKFLLHYNFPGFSTGEVRPNRGAGRREIGHGNLAMRSLKQVLPPSDENPYTIRVVSDILESNGSSSMATVCAGTLALMDAGVKITNPVSGIAMGLITNEMGTKYAILSDILGDEDHLGDMDFKVTGTKNGIVAVQMDLKINGLSYEVLSNALNQAKDGRLHILGEMAKTLTAPREDYKPHAPRIITLKIDKEFIGAVIGPGGKIIQEMQRETGATINIEEVGNQGVVQIFADNKEAIDKAVTRIKNIAARPEVGEIYEGKVKSIMPFGAFVEIMPGKDGLLHISEIDHKRFETMDGIFQIGDEVRVKLLDIDKQGKLKLSRKALLPKPAPQQ